GTGATTATGAATCAAACTAATCAGGCTCTTAATTAATTTTGGTATTTTGGGTAGATAGCTTTTTGTCGGTGTTGTTGGATCCAACTAGCATAAAATTACGAAaagtcaaatatatatatgtatacggAGTACATAATAAGGAGGCAAGGAGGGCCTTTCCCAGTAATAATCAAAATACGGACTTAGAGAGTAAATGAGATCAGGTACTGACCGGGCCTGATGTCTTCAGGCAGACTGGAACCCCGCAGATTATTTATGTGCCCCATTTAGCTACCCGACAGGATTAGGTGTGGCGCAGGCGTGCGTTATTAGTGTCGAGACCCTAATGCCAATGGTGAAAGATCCTCTGAGATATGAATCTAACTCAATTATGTAGCGGCAGATCCAGATCTACTTGAATCCTACTTGGATGGAATCATACAGCCAAACAAAATTATTGATCAGTCAATGCGGTATTTGAATCATAAAATCTTAAAAAGGACCCAACAGTGCAGTCTTAAACACTCACGATTGTGTTGTCTGCCTAGTTCTAACTTATAAGTTCGCATTTTTATGGTTTGTGATTCTGATGGCATCCATAGAAGTGGCAGGGCGCATATTGCAGAGTTAATTCAAGGGAAAAAGCAGTGCAAAATTATATTGGCGGCACCACTATAACTATTGAATTTTGAACTTCATGTTCGGAGCATTATGTACAAAATCAAATAAAGCTACCTTGAAAGAACATCACACACACACGCAAAGGGGAATAATAAAACTTCCTAGCAAACCTAATTTACTAACAATGGTCAGCACAACTGAGAAATAGAAATATCAAACACTATCagcaccatcaccatcaccaatCTGTTTAACTCTCAGCGTTAGATATATCAGTATGATTGTTCCCATGATTGACctataaagaaaagaaagttgtGTTAGAAGTATTTATGTGATAATTATGTtcttattttgaaataaaactcTCATAATGATCTTTGCTTTAGCATAATTACAAAACATTTTTCTGATAATCCATACAAATCATAACTCATTTCATTTCAGGCATCACCATCCAAAGTGCTTAAACATTTTGAAATCTGCTTTTGTAATATTTGGTTTACTATGTCATGAAAACATCATCCGTTAAAACTTTTGCAAAACACAACCATGGGTTCATTCTGATGAAATTTCCTTGAATTGGGATGAAAATTTCAGTAATGATACTTGGTTCTTGATCATTCATCAAATACAGATCAGAGCAGTAATGGGATGTATGATTGTATCATTGTATGAGCAGTATGGTTcaggaaagaaaggaaagttcaAAATATGGAAAGAATGACTAGAAGGGCTAGCACTTACAGAATGGAGAACAGGAGAACAACTCTTCTTGAATTGAATGACGCTGAGCGCTTGTACTTCCTCAATCTGTTGGTAAGCGTATCACAGGTTTTCTCGGTCACACATTTGTCTGGTTCACAACATAAGCAGAGTTAGTAAATATGTTATCTTATCTAAAGAAGAGATTCCTGAGACATAAGAGTTTGTCGAAGTCATCTCTAGTGGGGATATGAACCTTAAAATACAAGGATTTAAATACAAGGCATGCTAGAAGAATAAAGAAAAGGATACATTTGGTAGAAATCCACTCAAAAAGATGCTGTGACATGAAATCTACCTCTGGAAGCAAACTTAGGTAACTCAACGCTATTATTCATTAAGAGTTGCATAAGCTTTCCTCCCAGCTGTGATGCGATTTCTCTCTGCAATATATTCTGGAATGCGATCAAACAACACTCTAAAGTACAAAACCCTTTGGCTGATTAATTTCTTTGGTAAATGTGAGCAGAGACTTACTGCTAAGCAATCCTCTGTCTTCAAATTCCGAGCAGTTCCATAGGCACATTTAGGAGCTTCCAACTTTCCTTTCTCAACATTTATATCCAAAATATATGGGACATAATTATCTGCATTTTTCATCTTCTGGTTGAAGTGGCTTTGACAGCTTGATGGGGCATCGGTGGTAATCGGAATTTCTACTTCATACGGTTTCGGAAGTGACTCGTATTGTTGATTGTTAGGACCTCCATTGCTCAATACAGCAAAATTGTGAGTTTCACGGCTccgctgaaaaaaaaaaaaaaaaaaaaaaaaaaaNGATTTAACTAACTTCTGCACTGGTAAGTCTCAAATTGGAGTGTAATGTTGCAGCCCCTATTCCGAAAGATAGCGGCTGCATTGCCAGGGATGGAAACACTTTCATCTACGAAACAGGAAGATATGGTTGATGTGAATTTGAAGCCTACCACAAACACTAACAACTCAGAGCAGCAAGGAGGAGGTTGTGCGTGCTAGAGTTTGTTCCAAGAGGAGGAATGAGGATACTAGATAAATATGCAAAACTATATTAGGGTGTTTGATTGGATAAgtttttatctttatatatacatcTTCTCCATGtagttcaaaatttttggaaatACAGAGAGGGAGGCTGCCCGTCTTCTCTATGTGATTATGAATCAAACTAATCAGGCTCTTAATTAATTTTGGTATTTTGGGTAGATAGCTTTTTGTCGGTGTTGTTGGATCCAACTAGCATAAAATTACGAAaagtcaaatatatatatgtatacggAGTACATAATAAGGAGGCAAGGAGGGCCTTTCCCAGTAATAATCAAAATACGGACTTAGAGAGTAAATGAGATCAGGTACTGACCGGGCCTGATGTCTTCAGGCAGACTGGAACCCCGCAGATTATTTATGTGCCCCATTTAGCTACCCGACAGGATTAGGTGTGGCGCAGGCGTGCGTTATTAGTGTCGAGACCCTAATGCCAATGGTGAAAGATCCTCTGAGATATGAATCTAACTCAATTATGTAGCGGCAGATCCAGATCTACTTGAATCCTACTTGGATGGAATCATACAGCCAAACAAAATTATTGATCAGTCAATGCGGTATTTGAATCATAAAATCTTAAAAAGGACCCAACAGTGCAGTCTTAAACACTCACGATTGTGTTGTCTGCCTAGTTCTAACTTATAAGTTCGCATTTTTATGGTTTGTGATTCTGATGGCATCCATAGAAGTGGCAGGGCGCATATTGCAGAGTTAATTCAAGGGAAAAAGCAGTGCAAAATTATATTGGCGGCACCACTATAACTATTGAATTTTGAACTTCATGTTCGGAGCATTATGTACAAAATCAAATAAAGCTACCTTGAAAGAACATCACACACACACGCAAAGGGGAATAATAAAACTTCCTAGCAAACCTAATTTACTAACAATGGTCAGCACAACTGAGAAATAGAAATATCAAACACTATCagcaccatcaccatcaccaatCTGTTTAACTCTCAGCGTTAGATATATCAGTATGATTGTTCCCATGATTGACctataaagaaaagaaagttgtGTTAGAAGTATTTATGTGATAATTATGTtcttattttgaaataaaactcTCATAATGATCTTTGCTTTAGCATAATTACAAAACATTTTTCTGATAATCCATACAAATCATAACTCATTTCATTTCAGGCATCACCATCCAAAGTGCTTAAACATTTTGAAATCTGCTTTTGTAATATTTGGTTTACTATGTCATGAAAACATCATCCGTTAAAACTTTTGCAAAACACAACCATGGGTTCATTCTGATGAAATTTCCTTGAATTGGGATGAAAATTTCAGTAATGATACTTGGTTCTTGATCATTCATCAAATACAGATCAGAGCAGTAATGGGATGTATGATTGTATCATTGTATGAGCAGTATGGTTcaggaaagaaaggaaagttcaAAATATGGAAAGAATGACTAGAAGGGCTAGCACTTACAGAATGGAGAACAGGAGAACAACTCTTCTTGAATTGAATGACGCTGAGCGCTTGTACTTCCTCAATCTGTTGGTAAGCGTATCACAGGTTTTCTCGGTCACACATTTGTCTGGTTCACAACATAAGCAGAGTTAGTAAATATGTTATCTTATCTAAAGAAGAGATTCCTGAGACATAAGAGTTTGTCGAAGTCATCTCTAGTGGGGATATGAACCTTAAAATACAAGGATTTAAATACAAGGCATGCTAGAAGAATAAAGAAAAGGATACATTTGGTAGAAATCCACTCAAAAAGATGCTGTGACATGAAATCTACCTCTGGAAGCAAACTTAGGTAACTCAACGCTATTATTCATTAAGAGTTGCATAAGCTTTCCTCCCAGCTGTGATGCGATTTCTCTCTGCAATATATTCTGGAATGCGATCAAACAACACTCTAAAGTACAAAACCCTTTGGCTGATTAATTTCTTTGGTAAATGTGAGCAGAGACTTACTGCTAAGCAATCCTCTGTCTTCAAATTCCGAGCAGTTCCATAGGCACATTTAGGAGCTTCCAACTTTCCTTTCTCAACATTTATATCCAAAATATATGGGACATAATTATCTGCATTTTTCATCTTCTGGTTGAAGTGGCTTTGACAGCTTGATGGGGCATCGGTGGTAATCGGAATTTCTACTTCATACGGTTTCGGAAGTGACTCGTATTGTTGATTGTTAGGACCTCCATTGCTCAATACAGCAAAATTGTGAGTTTCACGGCTccgctaaaaaaaaaaaaaaaaaaaaaaagagagagagagagagagagaacataGTCTCTTTCAGCAATCAATCGCACACTAACTGATAAAAGAACACTAGACAGAactaaaagaaaacaaatagaaAGACGAAATTAATGATTAGGAAAAGAAAGCCAGTGATTCCGATATgtttattataataacaaatgTATACAATCAATTCATCAAATATTTTCCCGAAAAAAAAATAACCGCATTATCACCTATTTATCAGTAAACAAGTAATAAGATCAAATTGATCATAAGCCAGAAATCACATCAAAATAACGGCAGAACAAAATAAAACACGCAGATACACACTACAGCTACAGAGGCTTAGACCTCAAACAGAAACATGCAGTGTGCCGCAGTTCCACATGCTCAAACAGAACGGGCTCAAATTCAGAAAAACAAATCACAGCAAAGCAGAACAGAGCTTGGAGAGAAGATCGAAAAGCAGAAAAAACAGCAAAATGCAGCTGAAATCAGAGGAGAAAACTTAGAAGAAACAGCTAAACGGATCCAAGCAGGGAATCGCAGTGGAGAAACCTTATACCTCTTCGCCTGAAATCACCGCCATTGAGAGAGAAAGGTGCAGAAGACGTTACATGAGAAGAGAGAGTGATCCTTTCTAGGTCTAAGCAGCGAACGGGAAAGGATGCACGCTTCGATCTTCAGACACGCATCTCGGACAACAATGCCCTTCTCACTCCGCTTTTATGACATCAAATATCATTATCCACCGGACTTGGTCTGCTCCCCTTGCCACGTtggaaaattaaaaaggaaatttctaaaagcaaaatcattttttttttcaaacttgtCCATATTCAAACTACTTGCAAAGATTGGAAAATGATGCAATTAACTTTGAAAGTAAGAATTTTAATTATGGAAAATGCGTCATTATCCTATTGATTTTTACCTCCAAACTTTATCCACATTATGTGTCTGTATTTATTGGGTGTCAATGAATTGgataaataactaataaataaatttaactaccaATTACgcattttgtcaaaaaaaaaaactaccaatTACGCATCAtgcaataaattttataaagaaaatacaTTGTAGTATTgctctttaataataataatattattattattattattattattattattaactcaATTACTCATGACATGTCATGTgatatttattatcaaaataaatataatgttagttATGAACTGCATTATCATAAAtctatttgatttttataataactaatGAAAATGGCAAGTAGtttcaaatatttaataatatgacTTGTACTAAAAGTCACATTAGATTATACTCAACTAAATTAATATCgttattaaactaattaaatacaattatatcAGTTAG
This portion of the Ipomoea triloba cultivar NCNSP0323 chromosome 5, ASM357664v1 genome encodes:
- the LOC116020699 gene encoding uncharacterized protein LOC116020699 isoform X2; its protein translation is MKNADNYVPYILDINVEKGKLEAPKCAYGTARNLKTEDCLAREIASQLGGKLMQLLMNNSVELPKFASRDKCVTEKTCDTLTNRLRKYKRSASFNSRRVVLLFSILSIMGTIILIYLTLRVKQIGDGDGADSV
- the LOC116020693 gene encoding uncharacterized protein LOC116020693 isoform X1 is translated as MAVISGEERSRETHNFAVLSNGGPNNQQYESLPKPYEVEIPITTDAPSSCQSHFNQKMKNADNYVPYILDINVEKGKLEAPKCAYGTARNLKTEDCLANILQREIASQLGGKLMQLLMNNSVELPKFASRDKCVTEKTCDTLTNRLRKYKRSASFNSRRVVLLFSILSIMGTIILIYLTLRVKQIGDGDGADSV
- the LOC116020693 gene encoding uncharacterized protein LOC116020693 isoform X2, with protein sequence MAVISGEERSRETHNFAVLSNGGPNNQQYESLPKPYEVEIPITTDAPSSCQSHFNQKMKNADNYVPYILDINVEKGKLEAPKCAYGTARNLKTEDCLAREIASQLGGKLMQLLMNNSVELPKFASRDKCVTEKTCDTLTNRLRKYKRSASFNSRRVVLLFSILSIMGTIILIYLTLRVKQIGDGDGADSV
- the LOC116020699 gene encoding uncharacterized protein LOC116020699 isoform X1, which produces MKNADNYVPYILDINVEKGKLEAPKCAYGTARNLKTEDCLANILQREIASQLGGKLMQLLMNNSVELPKFASRDKCVTEKTCDTLTNRLRKYKRSASFNSRRVVLLFSILSIMGTIILIYLTLRVKQIGDGDGADSV